The following proteins are co-located in the Calliphora vicina chromosome 2, idCalVici1.1, whole genome shotgun sequence genome:
- the LOC135952209 gene encoding cytochrome c oxidase subunit 4 isoform 1, mitochondrial, giving the protein MALRVLNMALRRQLAKQMPLTSQVGSVASVHTLDKIGKREIVGYGWNGTACYADRVDYPMPAIRFREATNEINALREKEKQDWKKMSTEEKKALYRASFCQTFAEMKAGTGEWKLHVGLGLIFSTLAIWVAIFMNTFVYDEMPVTFDEEHQKAQLKRMLDLEMNPVTGVSSKWDYENKRWK; this is encoded by the exons ATGGCTCTACGTGTTCTCAATATGGCTTTGCGCCGTCAATTGGCCAAACAAATGCCACTTACCTCTCAAGTTGGCAGCGTTGCCTCTGTCCACACCTTGGACAAAATTGGCAAACGTGAAATCGTAGGCTATGGCTGGAACGGTACTGCCTGTTATGCCGATCGTGTCGATTATCCCATGCCAGCCATCCGTTTCCGTGAGGCCACCAATGAAATCAATGCCTTGCGCGAGAAGGAGAAGCAAGATTGGAAGAAAATGAGCACTGAGGAAAAGAAGGCCTTATACCGTGCCAGTTTCTGTCAAACTTTCGCTGAAATGAAGGCCGGTACCGGCGAATGGAAATTGCATGTTGGTTTGGGTTTGATCTTCTCCACCTTAGCCATCTGGGTTGCCATTTTCATGAACACCTTTG TCTACGATGAAATGCCAGTTACCTTCGATGAAGAGCACCAAAAGGCTCAATTGAAACGTATGTTGGATTTGGAAATGAACCCCGTTACCGGTGTCTCCTCCAAATGGGATTACGAAAACAAGAGATGGAAGTAG
- the LOC135952210 gene encoding uncharacterized protein LOC135952210 isoform X1, producing the protein MLERSFRGCVIKSSATTTKTTKKVMSHDEFMKRINKTLYFGNDFTDNDDDNIPHTTMEMSKPLAEYASELFSDSHRGYTLNRLSCVEASSVQTATPATLIMALIYLDRLNVTDPGYVRRITPQELFIVSMMISTKFYVGHDEEIYMSDWAEYGNISEDNLKQLELKFLCAIDWNIYISNEQFFEKLTSIEKTLARRQGLRRGWLTYSELIQMLPSFALAKFLLSNITVIAVSYAASVMTIAGALFLAAQIPGTSLHRQRTQLTTNNTDLLNDADVDVGNVNVNGSTVSAATSVVITRQHNHTNLALNVEDELLKLERQYREEALRDSLLQKNNEISTESRLTLPQQMLMAKINVNQKCAKHGKQYQQQGQWFAHKEEYSDYGKLSAEAQQHYDMDLYRQPLLMQTRHDYATKGIHSGGFKQESTHHLTSYDNSTMVGLLWHYLADSVQHTTFMRLPFVWLKFM; encoded by the exons ATGTTGGAGCGCAGCTTTCGGGGATGCGTCATTAAAAGCTCAGCGACCACCACAAAAACGACAAAAAAG GTTATGTCCCACGATGAATTTATGAAAcgcataaataaaactttatatttcGGCAATGATTTCACTgacaatgatgatgataataTTCCTCATACTACCATGGAGATGTCTAAACCCTTGGCGGAGTATGCCTCCGAATTGTTTAGCGACAGCCATCGTGGTTATACATTGAATCGTTTAAGTTGTGTGGAGGCTTCCAGTGTACAAACGGCCACACCGGCTACTTTGATTATGGCTTTAATATACTTGGATCGTTTGAATGTTACGGATCCCGGCTATGTTAGACGTATAACACCTCAGGAATTGTTTATTGTTTCTATG ATGATTTCAACCAAGTTTTATGTGGGACACGATGAGGAAATATACATGTCTGATTGGGCTGAGTATGGTAACATATCGGAGGATAATTTAAAGCAATTGGAGTTAAAATTCTTATGCGCAATT GATTGGAACATATACATATCGAACGAACAGTTTTTCGAAAAACTCACCAGTATTGAAAAAACTTTGGCACGAAGACAGGGTCTACGTCGTGGCTGGTTGACCTACAGCGAGCTCATACAAATGTTGCCCTCATTCGCCTTAGCCAAATTTTTGCTCAGTAACATAACCGTAATCGCCGTCAGCTATGCCGCCAGTGTTATGACCATAGCTGGGGCATTATTTTTGGCAGCACAAATTCCCGGCACATCATTGCATCGTCAACGTACTCAGTTAACAACGAATAATACAGATTTGTTAAACGATGCCGATGTGGATGTGGGCAATGTTAACGTAAATGGATCGACCGTAAGCGCAGCTACATCAGTGGTTATAACACGACAGCACAATCATACCAATTTGGCATTAAATGTTGAAGATGAATTGCTCAAACTAGAGAGACAATATCGTGAAGAGGCTTTGCGTGATAGTCTGTTGCAAAAGAATAATGAAATTTCCACAGAATCCCGTCTAACATTGCCCCAACAAATGCTAATGGCCAAAATAAATGTCAATCAAAAGTGTGCTAAACATGGTAAACAGTATCAGCAACAGGGTCAGTGGTTTGCCCACAAGGAAGAGTACAGTGATTATGGTAAGTTGTCGGCAGAAGCTCAACAGCACTATGATATGGATCTTTATCGTCAACCGCTATTAATGCAAACCCGCCATGACTATGCTACTAAAGGAATACATTCTGGAGGATTTAAACAGGAATCTACACATCATTTAACATCTTATGATAATTCTACTATGGTAGGTTTGCTTTGGCACTATCTAGCCGATAGTGTACAGCATACAACATTTATGCGTTTGCCTTTTGTATGGCtgaaatttatgtaa
- the LOC135952210 gene encoding protein CNPPD1 isoform X2, whose protein sequence is MSHDEFMKRINKTLYFGNDFTDNDDDNIPHTTMEMSKPLAEYASELFSDSHRGYTLNRLSCVEASSVQTATPATLIMALIYLDRLNVTDPGYVRRITPQELFIVSMMISTKFYVGHDEEIYMSDWAEYGNISEDNLKQLELKFLCAIDWNIYISNEQFFEKLTSIEKTLARRQGLRRGWLTYSELIQMLPSFALAKFLLSNITVIAVSYAASVMTIAGALFLAAQIPGTSLHRQRTQLTTNNTDLLNDADVDVGNVNVNGSTVSAATSVVITRQHNHTNLALNVEDELLKLERQYREEALRDSLLQKNNEISTESRLTLPQQMLMAKINVNQKCAKHGKQYQQQGQWFAHKEEYSDYGKLSAEAQQHYDMDLYRQPLLMQTRHDYATKGIHSGGFKQESTHHLTSYDNSTMVGLLWHYLADSVQHTTFMRLPFVWLKFM, encoded by the exons ATGTCCCACGATGAATTTATGAAAcgcataaataaaactttatatttcGGCAATGATTTCACTgacaatgatgatgataataTTCCTCATACTACCATGGAGATGTCTAAACCCTTGGCGGAGTATGCCTCCGAATTGTTTAGCGACAGCCATCGTGGTTATACATTGAATCGTTTAAGTTGTGTGGAGGCTTCCAGTGTACAAACGGCCACACCGGCTACTTTGATTATGGCTTTAATATACTTGGATCGTTTGAATGTTACGGATCCCGGCTATGTTAGACGTATAACACCTCAGGAATTGTTTATTGTTTCTATG ATGATTTCAACCAAGTTTTATGTGGGACACGATGAGGAAATATACATGTCTGATTGGGCTGAGTATGGTAACATATCGGAGGATAATTTAAAGCAATTGGAGTTAAAATTCTTATGCGCAATT GATTGGAACATATACATATCGAACGAACAGTTTTTCGAAAAACTCACCAGTATTGAAAAAACTTTGGCACGAAGACAGGGTCTACGTCGTGGCTGGTTGACCTACAGCGAGCTCATACAAATGTTGCCCTCATTCGCCTTAGCCAAATTTTTGCTCAGTAACATAACCGTAATCGCCGTCAGCTATGCCGCCAGTGTTATGACCATAGCTGGGGCATTATTTTTGGCAGCACAAATTCCCGGCACATCATTGCATCGTCAACGTACTCAGTTAACAACGAATAATACAGATTTGTTAAACGATGCCGATGTGGATGTGGGCAATGTTAACGTAAATGGATCGACCGTAAGCGCAGCTACATCAGTGGTTATAACACGACAGCACAATCATACCAATTTGGCATTAAATGTTGAAGATGAATTGCTCAAACTAGAGAGACAATATCGTGAAGAGGCTTTGCGTGATAGTCTGTTGCAAAAGAATAATGAAATTTCCACAGAATCCCGTCTAACATTGCCCCAACAAATGCTAATGGCCAAAATAAATGTCAATCAAAAGTGTGCTAAACATGGTAAACAGTATCAGCAACAGGGTCAGTGGTTTGCCCACAAGGAAGAGTACAGTGATTATGGTAAGTTGTCGGCAGAAGCTCAACAGCACTATGATATGGATCTTTATCGTCAACCGCTATTAATGCAAACCCGCCATGACTATGCTACTAAAGGAATACATTCTGGAGGATTTAAACAGGAATCTACACATCATTTAACATCTTATGATAATTCTACTATGGTAGGTTTGCTTTGGCACTATCTAGCCGATAGTGTACAGCATACAACATTTATGCGTTTGCCTTTTGTATGGCtgaaatttatgtaa